From Ptychodera flava strain L36383 chromosome 3 unlocalized genomic scaffold, AS_Pfla_20210202 Scaffold_26__1_contigs__length_13983176_pilon, whole genome shotgun sequence, one genomic window encodes:
- the LOC139125778 gene encoding uncharacterized protein produces MPGFSISDVSYQPKMPPISQAIFDEVYYADTPDCRRNKQTTSLTTSPLMSVLPSDTVTSQIKPTVGRAKYTTYLENVTQELSVWNVTNENFTSERAQHITFWEDASKTSSGDDVTSESLTSDSGNNKSFPRGTDEVTSEYITEYEINASGSEVKVSEAEPLLYVDWNSTAQNDEKLYEKTTINKLEEDDTVNIEESTLREQNGGVSNKITMSENAANDILTRTRENTANTLTNKETSTKLNTGTRNTVNVYDSMIPMGMFFSRGVDECE; encoded by the coding sequence ATGCCTGGATTCTCTATTTCAGATGTCTCCTATCAACCCAAAATGCCGCCTATTAGTCAAGCTATCTTTGATGAAGTGTACTATGCAGACACTCCTGATTGTAGacgaaataaacaaacaacatctcTTACGACGTCACCATTGATGAGTGTTTTACCAAGTGACACTGTAACAAGCCAGATTAAGCCAACCGTAGGTAGAGCAAAATATACAACATACCTGGAGAATGTCACCCAAGAATTATCAGTTTGGAATGTCACAAATGAGAACTTTACGTCTGAAAGGGCACAACATATTACATTTTGGGAGGATGCTAGCAAGACTTCATCTGGTGATGATGTTACAAGCGAATCACTTACATCCGATAGTGGAAACAATAAATCGTTTCCGCGGGGAACTGATGAAGTTACATCTGAGTATATTACTGAATACGAAATTAATGCATCAGGAAGTGAAGTTAAAGTTAGCGAAGCAGAGCCTCTACTATATGTCGATTGGAATTCAACAGCTCAAAATGATGAGAAACTTTACGAGAAGACAACAATCAACAAGCTCGAGGAGGACGATACTGTCAATATTGAAGAGAGTACTCTGAGAGAGCAGAATGGTGGTGTCAGTAACAAAATTACAATGTCAGAAAACGCAGCGAACGACATCTTGACAAGAACACGTGAAAACACGGCAAACACTTTGACTAACAAGGAAACCAGTACAAAATTAAATACAGGAACCAGAAATACCGTCAATGTGTATGATAGTATGATTCCCATGGGAATGTTTTTCTCACGAGGCGTGGATGAATGTGAGTAG